The following proteins come from a genomic window of Rhodobium gokarnense:
- a CDS encoding TRAP transporter small permease, which produces MPKRLGLKRLGHLFDVLAEAFQQAATAILVAILALNAANILYRLTMGTDIGPVLPWTMLLFVWMVFVGFFPLCHMGNDVAVEFLTNRMGPAGRKVIAVATDVLTFLLTGFLLLQVQRVIASQVGELPMVGLERYWLSVPLFISCGALMVDSVVQAALRLTGRKAERQA; this is translated from the coding sequence ATGCCTAAGCGTCTTGGGCTGAAGCGTCTCGGGCATCTGTTCGACGTCCTCGCCGAGGCCTTTCAACAGGCCGCAACAGCCATTCTCGTCGCGATACTGGCGCTGAATGCCGCCAATATCCTGTACCGGCTGACGATGGGGACCGATATCGGTCCGGTCCTGCCGTGGACGATGCTGCTGTTTGTCTGGATGGTCTTTGTCGGTTTCTTCCCGCTCTGCCACATGGGCAACGACGTTGCCGTCGAGTTTCTCACCAACCGCATGGGGCCGGCCGGTCGCAAGGTCATCGCCGTCGCGACCGACGTCCTGACCTTCCTCCTGACCGGCTTCCTGCTGTTGCAGGTTCAAAGGGTCATCGCGTCCCAGGTCGGCGAGCTGCCGATGGTCGGCCTCGAGCGCTACTGGCTTTCCGTGCCGCTGTTCATTTCCTGCGGCGCACTGATGGTCGACTCCGTCGTCCAGGCAGCCCTGCGCCTGACAGGCCGGAAGGCGGAGCGGCAGGCATGA
- a CDS encoding TRAP transporter substrate-binding protein, translating to MKKNRMMRGFVAVGLTLGLALTSTSAFAETWRMAVDQSLESPEGKGVQRFADLVKEYSGGDLTIQLFPFEQLGKTDAVMEQLASNVIQIQSAGLVRLIKWNPDIAYMNAPFMFEGRDHWVRFMHSDLVKGWFDGIAEKAHVAVLGDPTIFLRGPYRVMVSTKPVQTIDDLSGLRLRMHPDDLAVEAWKYLGCDVRIMAWSEVYQGLSRSMIDAVNSPISLVESTRFQEAAKNVAEHDEYWQSVGFMMNTDAYAALSEKDQQALQKAYVEASAYGTELVENSVDDSIKRMKEEGVTFGKMETGPMVARMQQFYDEKDAAGALPEGFLAAVAATRSAQ from the coding sequence ATGAAGAAGAACAGGATGATGCGTGGCTTCGTGGCGGTCGGTCTCACTCTCGGCCTCGCCCTGACATCGACCTCGGCATTTGCCGAGACCTGGCGCATGGCCGTCGACCAGAGCCTGGAGAGCCCGGAAGGCAAGGGCGTCCAGCGGTTCGCCGACCTCGTCAAGGAGTATTCGGGCGGCGATCTGACCATCCAGCTTTTCCCGTTCGAGCAGCTCGGCAAGACCGATGCCGTGATGGAACAGCTCGCCAGCAATGTCATCCAGATCCAGTCGGCCGGTCTCGTCCGGCTGATCAAGTGGAATCCGGACATTGCCTATATGAATGCCCCCTTCATGTTCGAGGGTCGCGACCACTGGGTCCGCTTCATGCATTCCGATCTGGTCAAGGGCTGGTTCGACGGCATTGCCGAGAAAGCCCATGTCGCGGTCTTGGGCGATCCCACCATTTTCCTGCGCGGTCCCTATCGCGTGATGGTCTCCACCAAGCCGGTGCAGACGATCGACGATCTTTCCGGCTTGCGGCTCCGCATGCATCCCGACGATCTCGCGGTCGAAGCCTGGAAATATCTCGGCTGCGATGTCCGTATCATGGCCTGGAGCGAGGTCTATCAGGGCCTGTCGCGCTCCATGATCGACGCGGTCAACAGCCCGATCTCGCTGGTCGAGAGCACGCGTTTCCAGGAAGCTGCCAAGAATGTTGCCGAGCATGACGAATACTGGCAGAGCGTCGGCTTCATGATGAACACGGACGCCTATGCTGCGCTCAGCGAAAAGGATCAGCAGGCGCTTCAGAAGGCCTATGTCGAAGCCTCGGCCTACGGTACGGAACTCGTTGAGAACTCCGTCGATGACTCCATCAAGCGCATGAAGGAGGAAGGCGTGACCTTCGGCAAGATGGAAACCGGGCCGATGGTTGCCAGGATGCAGCAGTTCTACGACGAGAAAGACGCGGCAGGCGCGCTGCCGGAAGGCTTCCTCGCCGCTGTTGCTGCGACCAGGTCCGCTCAATAG
- a CDS encoding energy transducer TonB family protein produces MINRRVIAVSIVLSLGIHVAGFAMLAGPDDQVEMAASQGGAVSVIGSLEDMVAGANAELDPVDPVSEAEPVETEVAEAEPVEMPEPAPPITAQPATPVETVPPPPEAVTPQPSAEVEPATEVAPVMAADIPLVPVTEAEPVERKEAAEVTPQEAAQERPTEVAALTPPPDAAEPVRPETMTPVPQVKPRPPRKVVKKPAKKKRLAAKRVRRGGKANARRGGERITAQRGTSNAAGGSRRKTDGGGKAAADNYKGKVLRRLQRAKRYPAAARRGGLTGTAVVRFTVSRGGGVSGVRLVRSSGHDVLDREAVAMVRRASPMPRFPSAVTQSRMTFSAPVRFSR; encoded by the coding sequence ATGATCAACCGGCGCGTCATCGCCGTCTCCATCGTCCTCTCCCTCGGCATCCACGTCGCGGGGTTCGCGATGCTGGCCGGCCCGGACGACCAGGTGGAAATGGCGGCCTCCCAGGGGGGCGCCGTCTCGGTCATCGGCTCCCTGGAAGACATGGTGGCCGGCGCCAATGCCGAACTCGATCCCGTCGACCCGGTGAGCGAAGCCGAGCCGGTGGAGACGGAGGTCGCCGAGGCCGAACCGGTCGAGATGCCGGAGCCGGCGCCGCCGATCACGGCACAGCCGGCAACGCCGGTCGAGACCGTGCCGCCGCCGCCCGAGGCGGTGACGCCGCAACCGAGCGCCGAGGTGGAGCCGGCGACAGAAGTCGCGCCGGTGATGGCTGCGGACATTCCGCTGGTGCCGGTGACCGAGGCCGAACCGGTCGAACGCAAAGAGGCGGCGGAGGTCACGCCGCAGGAGGCGGCTCAGGAACGCCCGACCGAGGTCGCGGCTCTCACGCCGCCGCCGGACGCGGCCGAGCCCGTGCGCCCGGAAACGATGACACCTGTGCCGCAGGTGAAACCGCGCCCGCCGCGCAAGGTGGTGAAGAAGCCGGCGAAGAAGAAGCGCCTTGCCGCCAAGCGCGTGCGCCGCGGCGGCAAGGCCAATGCGCGGCGCGGCGGTGAGCGCATCACCGCACAGCGCGGCACCTCCAACGCCGCCGGCGGATCGCGCCGCAAGACGGACGGCGGCGGCAAGGCGGCCGCCGATAATTATAAAGGCAAGGTGCTGCGCCGGTTGCAGCGGGCAAAGCGCTATCCGGCGGCGGCGCGCAGGGGCGGCCTGACGGGCACGGCCGTGGTGCGCTTCACCGTGTCCCGCGGCGGCGGCGTCAGCGGCGTGCGTCTGGTGCGCTCAAGCGGCCACGACGTCCTCGACCGCGAGGCCGTCGCCATGGTGCGCCGGGCCTCGCCGATGCCGCGCTTTCCGAGCGCCGTCACGCAAAGCCGCATGACCTTCAGCGCACCGGTCCGCTTCTCGCGATAG
- a CDS encoding MotA/TolQ/ExbB proton channel family protein has translation MPETLAPVGASFLDPLIQLAVRGGPVVMLLIVLSVIALGLVIAKLVQFARLRVGRHRRARAALNLWLSGNREEASGHLRGDRSLVGDIVHHLFQGAAQPATREEHLREDIERVCMARLGRLKALLRPIDMIAQTAPLIGLFGTVIGMIEAFRAMQGAGATVDPSVLAGGIWVALLTTAVGLAIAIPASAIVGWFDGRIEREQAAMEALVTAFFTGAPTERGALTVVAIDQRRRRSAT, from the coding sequence ATGCCCGAAACGCTCGCGCCAGTCGGCGCTTCCTTCCTCGATCCGCTGATCCAGCTTGCCGTCCGCGGCGGCCCGGTCGTCATGCTGCTCATCGTCCTGTCCGTCATCGCGCTCGGCCTCGTCATCGCCAAGCTGGTGCAGTTTGCAAGGCTCCGCGTCGGCCGCCACCGCCGCGCCCGCGCCGCGCTCAATCTCTGGCTCTCCGGCAATCGCGAGGAGGCGAGCGGGCACCTGCGCGGCGACCGCTCCCTCGTCGGCGACATCGTCCATCACCTGTTCCAGGGCGCCGCGCAGCCGGCGACCCGGGAGGAACATCTGCGCGAGGACATCGAGCGCGTCTGCATGGCCCGCCTCGGCCGGCTGAAGGCGCTTCTGAGGCCGATCGACATGATCGCCCAGACGGCGCCGCTGATCGGCCTCTTCGGCACCGTCATCGGCATGATCGAGGCGTTCCGGGCGATGCAGGGCGCGGGCGCGACGGTCGACCCGTCCGTGCTTGCCGGCGGCATCTGGGTGGCGCTTCTCACCACCGCCGTCGGCCTTGCCATCGCCATTCCGGCGAGCGCCATCGTCGGCTGGTTCGACGGCCGCATCGAGCGCGAGCAGGCGGCGATGGAAGCGCTGGTGACGGCGTTCTTCACCGGCGCGCCGACCGAACGCGGCGCGCTGACGGTGGTGGCGATCGACCAGCGTCGCAGACGATCCGCGACATGA
- a CDS encoding helix-turn-helix transcriptional regulator — translation MTIERFPGDFRVGFLSQKMHGVGDASETLLSPKLQLLVLLRGRQKFYLEDECIELVAGDRDDTRPVAFLMRIDRLSRLRFAGSYGDPFRKISVAAPPDWLEQFHRDCGGGTSSACPLAELCRERGACSGDSPILSRRSIGYLHHVTWRPCQDVCRLAAQIISPPPIEDEHQAGLFRMSRGLEILRRAIIDCRNEAARSVSGAQRAIHESLRLHVVANLDGDLSLGHLEQVFGLNRRSIQRAFKREFGMTVREYIRAERLKRANEALQDQGVSIAEAAHIAGYSSPANFATAFRKAYGMPPNWARSRTP, via the coding sequence ATGACCATTGAGCGTTTCCCCGGCGATTTCCGGGTCGGCTTCTTGAGCCAGAAAATGCATGGTGTCGGCGATGCGTCGGAGACGCTGCTGTCGCCGAAGCTGCAGTTGCTCGTGCTGTTGCGCGGGCGCCAGAAATTCTACCTTGAGGACGAGTGCATCGAGCTGGTCGCCGGCGACCGCGACGACACCAGGCCGGTCGCCTTCCTGATGCGCATCGACCGGCTGTCGCGGCTGCGCTTTGCCGGCTCCTACGGCGATCCGTTCCGCAAGATCTCGGTCGCCGCGCCGCCCGACTGGCTGGAGCAGTTCCATCGCGACTGCGGGGGAGGGACCTCATCCGCCTGTCCGCTGGCCGAGCTGTGCCGCGAGCGGGGGGCCTGCTCCGGCGACAGTCCGATCCTCAGCAGGCGCTCGATCGGATATCTGCACCACGTCACCTGGCGTCCGTGCCAGGACGTCTGCCGGCTCGCCGCCCAGATCATCTCGCCGCCGCCGATCGAGGACGAGCACCAGGCGGGCCTGTTCCGGATGTCGCGCGGCCTTGAGATCCTGCGCCGCGCCATCATCGATTGCCGCAACGAGGCCGCCCGGTCCGTGTCGGGCGCCCAGCGCGCGATCCACGAGAGCCTCAGGCTCCATGTCGTCGCCAATCTCGACGGCGACCTCTCGCTGGGTCACCTGGAGCAGGTGTTCGGCCTCAACCGCCGCTCCATCCAGCGCGCCTTCAAGCGCGAATTCGGAATGACGGTGCGCGAGTATATTCGGGCCGAACGCCTGAAACGGGCCAATGAGGCGCTGCAGGACCAGGGCGTCTCGATCGCCGAGGCCGCCCATATCGCCGGCTATTCAAGCCCGGCCAACTTCGCCACCGCCTTCCGCAAAGCCTACGGAATGCCGCCGAACTGGGCCCGAAGCAGGACCCCTTGA
- a CDS encoding ExbD/TolR family protein, producing MKLERARRRRPIGITSLIDVIFLLLLFFMLASSFSRYQALPVSAGISGAGNSSSRPLLLRVHDATRIDLNGEAVTLEELAERLGETGGAGSNAGAKPVAIWSGPEAATQHVVDALVAVRGAGREALVIAGQGR from the coding sequence ATGAAGCTTGAACGCGCCCGGCGCCGGCGGCCGATCGGGATCACGTCGCTGATCGACGTGATCTTCCTGTTGCTGCTGTTCTTCATGCTGGCCTCCAGCTTCTCCCGCTACCAGGCGCTGCCGGTGAGCGCCGGGATCTCCGGCGCCGGCAACTCTTCGAGCCGGCCGCTGCTCCTGCGCGTCCACGACGCCACCCGCATCGACCTCAACGGAGAGGCGGTGACGCTGGAAGAGCTTGCGGAACGGCTCGGCGAGACCGGAGGCGCAGGCTCCAACGCGGGCGCGAAACCGGTGGCGATCTGGTCCGGACCCGAGGCCGCGACCCAGCATGTCGTCGATGCGCTGGTCGCCGTCAGGGGGGCGGGACGCGAGGCGCTGGTGATCGCGGGGCAGGGCCGATGA
- the fes gene encoding enterochelin esterase codes for MIKRHRAALHLCSAAWLFMTAAAATAAEAVSDRPGTPMAAKEQMLDLAASSTRRLRISTEPGSYVKGLVESAVPVDLVLLGPDGAPERAVLEDATGHHNFYFVAGSDTAELALSTKAQPDDVTFAIVDNIPPDKQLPHPPARVSTDPESPALKVLLKALAAGGATEAFWQERAREGTPLVEPAPSGAEGTSLLTFLWRGAEKNVRLWGGPSGDHAWLERLGDSDVWFASFEVPDATRLSYRFAPDIPLVPGTRRERRFAMLSVLQADPLNKSPQEPEGTDRFNQLSYVELPDAPRQLGLTGPVTHPGTVTDFTYESERLGNARTVSIYRPAGFDPENPDNLLLFVFDGKEYQTRVKLPAMLDRLIAAGTLPPVVAVFVDHIDQTTRARELPCNADFADAVALELLPEIARRTGIEAMPARTAVTGSSYGGLASACIAHRHPERFGAFISLSGSFWWAPKDYEGKEAYVASLFREAPQRPIRAFLSAGIFETSRFPDELSIIDSNRQVAETLREKGYETVVHREYAGGHDYAIWRGALIDGLVALFAPEK; via the coding sequence ATGATCAAACGACATCGCGCGGCGCTGCATCTTTGCAGCGCCGCCTGGCTTTTCATGACGGCGGCCGCGGCGACGGCCGCCGAAGCCGTTTCGGACCGTCCCGGAACGCCGATGGCGGCCAAGGAACAGATGCTCGATCTTGCCGCGTCGTCGACGCGGCGTCTTCGCATTTCGACCGAACCCGGTTCTTATGTGAAGGGGCTGGTGGAAAGCGCGGTGCCGGTCGATCTCGTCCTGCTCGGGCCGGACGGCGCGCCGGAAAGGGCGGTGCTTGAGGACGCGACCGGGCACCACAATTTCTATTTCGTCGCCGGCAGCGATACCGCCGAACTGGCGCTGAGCACAAAGGCCCAGCCGGACGACGTCACCTTTGCCATCGTCGACAACATTCCACCCGACAAGCAGCTTCCGCATCCGCCGGCCCGCGTCAGCACGGATCCGGAAAGTCCCGCTCTGAAAGTGTTGCTGAAGGCGCTTGCTGCCGGCGGCGCGACGGAGGCCTTCTGGCAGGAACGCGCGCGCGAGGGAACGCCACTCGTCGAGCCGGCGCCGAGCGGCGCGGAGGGCACGTCCCTCCTCACCTTTTTGTGGCGCGGGGCGGAGAAGAACGTCCGGCTCTGGGGCGGTCCATCCGGCGATCACGCCTGGCTGGAACGGCTCGGCGACAGCGACGTCTGGTTCGCCTCGTTCGAGGTCCCCGACGCAACGCGGCTCTCCTATCGCTTCGCACCGGACATTCCGCTGGTTCCGGGCACCAGGCGCGAGCGCCGCTTCGCCATGCTCTCCGTCCTGCAGGCGGACCCGCTCAACAAATCCCCGCAGGAGCCGGAGGGAACCGACCGCTTCAACCAGCTCAGCTATGTGGAGCTTCCCGATGCGCCGCGCCAGCTCGGGCTGACGGGACCGGTGACGCATCCCGGCACGGTCACCGATTTCACCTATGAGAGCGAGCGGCTCGGCAACGCGCGGACCGTCTCGATCTATCGCCCGGCCGGGTTCGACCCCGAAAACCCGGACAACCTGCTGCTCTTCGTTTTCGACGGCAAGGAGTACCAGACGCGGGTGAAACTGCCGGCCATGCTCGACCGGCTGATCGCCGCCGGAACGCTGCCGCCGGTGGTGGCCGTTTTCGTCGACCACATCGACCAGACAACGCGGGCGCGCGAGCTGCCGTGCAATGCCGACTTCGCCGACGCCGTGGCGCTGGAGCTGTTGCCGGAGATCGCGCGTCGGACCGGGATTGAGGCAATGCCGGCACGAACCGCCGTCACCGGATCGAGCTATGGCGGTCTCGCCTCGGCGTGCATCGCCCACCGCCATCCGGAGCGGTTCGGCGCGTTCATCTCCCTCTCCGGCTCGTTCTGGTGGGCACCTAAGGACTATGAGGGCAAGGAGGCGTATGTCGCCTCGCTTTTCAGGGAGGCGCCGCAGCGGCCGATCAGGGCGTTCCTGTCGGCCGGCATTTTCGAGACCAGCCGGTTCCCGGATGAGCTCTCGATCATCGACTCCAACCGGCAGGTCGCCGAGACCCTGCGCGAAAAGGGCTACGAAACCGTCGTCCACCGGGAATATGCCGGCGGCCACGACTACGCCATCTGGCGCGGCGCCCTCATCGACGGGCTGGTCGCTCTTTTCGCCCCCGAAAAATGA
- a CDS encoding TonB-dependent siderophore receptor produces the protein MSSTRRIVFGVSAALLSSTVMTPLAAEEAVQLDAVVVQAPGGGEVGDGPVDGYVAKRSVSGTKTDTPLEKTPQTINVVPAEQIEDQGATSVAEALTYTPNVLTNYRGTSNLHDEVFVRGFEYADKYVNGMVFGQSSYGQLDPFLMERVEVVKGPNSVLYGQILPGGMVNQILKHPTGETRRRVSVGYGTDNYKSVGADLQGVFLNDDFAYRVVAKGWHKELQGDDYVQDRFLIMPSVTWKATPDTEVTVDVLYQHEPDAGFRNFNTYEGTLVPTAGGYRIPRDLVSVSPDFDNVFRQTFSAGYEVKHHFTDAFQVVHKLRYNRIRMDHRGVMIDSVAGDVLNLGVVRVDDVMEQLTTDSYVTWDFDTSGASHTLMVGIDHQVSSKETDYASNWASGLTYDLANPHFVPASLARSVVPTNTYNEDLRLRQTGLYVQEQMELGRLNVVAGARYDWANTDIVDLTGAAPTATYKDEALSGRVGVAYSLPFDVTPYASYSTSFQPVLRQAAPGYGPLEPSEGTQYEAGVKWAPLGGDVLITASYFDIEQTNLAEYDYAAGGYVPIGTRRSRGVELEGRARITEAFSLIASYGYVDAEITDGADAGYKAQRVPKQTAALWAKYGFDFGLDVMAGVRHVGESYGTWDNSITVPSYTLVDLGLALDLGAITPDMAGVKGTLNVTNVADKEYVSSCYNGAYCWYGEGRKVMAHLSYEW, from the coding sequence ATGAGCAGTACGCGTCGCATCGTTTTCGGGGTCTCGGCGGCCCTTTTGTCCTCAACCGTGATGACGCCGCTGGCCGCTGAAGAGGCGGTTCAACTCGATGCGGTGGTCGTGCAGGCGCCGGGCGGCGGCGAGGTCGGCGACGGGCCGGTCGACGGCTATGTGGCGAAACGCTCCGTCTCCGGCACCAAGACCGACACGCCGCTGGAGAAGACGCCGCAGACCATCAACGTGGTGCCGGCCGAGCAGATCGAAGACCAGGGCGCGACCTCGGTGGCCGAAGCCCTCACCTATACGCCGAACGTGCTGACCAACTACCGCGGCACCTCGAACCTGCATGACGAGGTGTTCGTGCGCGGCTTCGAATATGCCGACAAATACGTCAACGGCATGGTCTTCGGCCAGAGCTCCTACGGCCAGCTCGATCCGTTCCTGATGGAGCGCGTGGAGGTGGTGAAGGGGCCGAACTCAGTGCTCTACGGCCAGATCCTGCCGGGCGGCATGGTCAACCAGATCCTCAAGCATCCGACCGGAGAGACCAGGCGGCGGGTGAGCGTCGGCTACGGCACGGACAACTACAAGAGCGTCGGCGCCGACCTTCAGGGCGTCTTCCTCAACGACGACTTCGCCTATCGTGTCGTCGCCAAGGGCTGGCACAAGGAGCTGCAGGGCGACGACTACGTGCAGGACCGGTTCCTGATCATGCCGTCGGTGACCTGGAAGGCGACGCCCGACACGGAGGTCACCGTCGACGTGCTCTACCAGCACGAGCCCGACGCCGGCTTCCGGAACTTCAACACCTATGAGGGCACGCTGGTGCCGACGGCAGGTGGCTACCGGATCCCGCGCGACCTCGTCTCCGTCTCGCCCGACTTCGACAATGTTTTCCGCCAGACCTTTTCGGCCGGCTACGAGGTGAAGCACCACTTCACCGACGCGTTCCAGGTCGTCCACAAGCTGCGCTACAACCGCATCCGCATGGACCATCGCGGGGTGATGATCGACAGCGTCGCCGGCGACGTCCTCAATCTCGGCGTCGTCCGGGTCGACGACGTCATGGAGCAGCTGACGACGGACAGCTACGTCACCTGGGATTTCGACACCTCCGGCGCCAGCCACACGCTGATGGTCGGCATCGACCACCAGGTGAGCTCCAAGGAGACCGACTACGCGTCCAACTGGGCGTCCGGCCTCACCTACGACCTCGCCAATCCGCACTTCGTCCCCGCGAGCCTTGCCCGGTCGGTGGTCCCCACCAACACCTATAACGAGGACCTCCGGCTGCGGCAGACCGGGCTCTATGTGCAGGAGCAGATGGAGCTCGGCCGGCTGAACGTCGTCGCCGGTGCGCGCTATGACTGGGCCAACACCGACATCGTCGACCTGACCGGCGCGGCGCCGACCGCGACCTACAAGGACGAGGCACTGAGCGGCCGGGTCGGCGTCGCCTATAGCCTGCCCTTCGACGTGACGCCCTATGCGAGCTACTCGACATCGTTCCAGCCGGTGCTGCGCCAGGCGGCGCCCGGTTACGGTCCGCTGGAGCCGAGCGAGGGCACGCAATACGAGGCCGGCGTCAAATGGGCGCCGCTCGGCGGCGACGTGCTGATAACGGCGTCCTATTTCGACATCGAGCAGACCAACCTTGCCGAATACGACTATGCCGCCGGCGGCTATGTGCCGATCGGCACCAGGCGCTCGCGCGGCGTCGAACTGGAAGGCCGGGCGCGGATCACCGAGGCCTTCAGCCTGATCGCCTCCTACGGCTATGTGGACGCGGAGATCACCGACGGGGCCGACGCCGGCTACAAGGCCCAGCGGGTGCCGAAGCAGACGGCCGCTTTGTGGGCGAAATACGGCTTCGACTTCGGCCTCGACGTGATGGCGGGCGTGCGCCACGTCGGCGAATCCTACGGCACCTGGGACAACAGCATCACCGTTCCCTCCTATACGCTGGTCGATCTCGGCCTCGCCCTCGACCTCGGCGCCATCACGCCGGACATGGCAGGGGTGAAGGGAACGCTGAACGTCACCAACGTCGCCGACAAGGAGTACGTCTCGTCCTGCTACAACGGCGCCTATTGCTGGTACGGCGAGGGGCGCAAGGTGATGGCCCATCTCAGCTACGAATGGTGA
- a CDS encoding TRAP transporter large permease — protein MTGVILFGGFVALVVLGIPVIRALACSAIAAFLYAGFGRTSFLVPQQILEGVDAASLLAIPFFIMAGNLMNAAGVSDRIFAFASAVVGRFRGGLAQVNILASLIFSGASGSALADIAGLGTIEIRAMRQRGYNADFSAALTIASSMLGPLIPPSIGLIVYAYLSETSVVRLFLATLLPGLLLAAMMMVNVAWLARRREMPREEPASLREIGSTAIHGIGALVSPAIILGAIFTGVTTATEAGVLACLWTLFLGWLYRSLTLRDIWNAARSTVTATAFIMIIVGFSALVGWLVAIQALPQALADFTLANTDSKFVFIGILSLFLLVIGCFIESVPAKIILVPMLLPVLDKFGVDRIQFGVLLTLALSIGIATPPMGVGLFIASKIANRPIENVAAAILPLMLPLLLLLVMIAYWPALTLWLPTLVMG, from the coding sequence ATGACCGGCGTCATTCTCTTCGGCGGCTTCGTCGCGCTCGTCGTCCTCGGCATACCGGTCATTCGGGCGCTCGCGTGTTCGGCGATCGCCGCCTTCCTCTATGCCGGCTTCGGCCGCACGTCCTTCCTCGTGCCGCAGCAGATACTGGAAGGCGTCGATGCCGCCTCGCTGCTGGCCATTCCGTTCTTCATCATGGCCGGCAACCTGATGAACGCGGCCGGCGTCTCCGATCGGATCTTCGCCTTCGCCTCCGCCGTCGTCGGCCGCTTCCGCGGCGGGCTGGCGCAGGTCAACATCCTTGCGTCCTTGATCTTTTCCGGCGCGTCCGGCTCCGCCCTTGCCGATATTGCCGGCCTCGGCACGATTGAAATCCGGGCCATGCGGCAGCGCGGATACAACGCCGATTTTTCGGCGGCGCTGACCATTGCGAGTTCCATGCTCGGCCCGCTGATCCCGCCGTCGATCGGGCTGATTGTCTATGCCTATCTGTCGGAAACGTCCGTTGTCCGCCTGTTTCTGGCGACCCTTCTGCCGGGCCTGCTTCTCGCCGCGATGATGATGGTCAACGTCGCCTGGCTCGCCAGGCGCCGGGAAATGCCGCGCGAAGAGCCCGCATCGCTCCGTGAGATTGGAAGCACTGCCATTCACGGCATCGGCGCGCTGGTGTCCCCGGCGATCATTCTCGGCGCGATCTTCACAGGGGTGACGACGGCGACGGAAGCCGGCGTGCTCGCCTGCCTGTGGACCCTGTTTCTCGGATGGCTTTATCGCAGCCTGACCCTGCGCGACATCTGGAACGCGGCCCGCTCGACGGTGACGGCAACGGCCTTCATCATGATCATCGTCGGCTTTTCCGCGCTCGTCGGCTGGCTGGTCGCCATTCAGGCGCTTCCCCAGGCCCTCGCCGATTTCACCCTTGCCAACACCGACAGCAAATTCGTGTTCATCGGCATCCTGTCCCTGTTTCTGCTGGTGATCGGCTGCTTCATCGAGAGCGTCCCGGCCAAGATCATCCTCGTGCCGATGTTGCTTCCCGTGCTCGACAAGTTCGGCGTGGACCGGATCCAGTTCGGCGTGCTTCTGACGCTCGCCCTGTCGATCGGCATCGCCACACCCCCCATGGGCGTCGGCCTGTTCATCGCCTCCAAGATCGCAAATCGCCCGATCGAGAACGTCGCCGCGGCCATCCTCCCGCTGATGCTGCCGCTCCTGCTCCTCCTCGTCATGATCGCCTATTGGCCCGCGCTCACCCTATGGCTTCCCACGCTGGTCATGGGGTAG
- a CDS encoding ExbD/TolR family protein has product MKIARPQRRTPPDNTVPLINIVFLMLIFFLFAGTVSRDDAAGIDPPQSIAEDERIRSTGALVVNEEGIVTRNGEPVALESLDANALVDNAEGGRLMIAADGRLPADRLKQMLARLNGSGREIVLITRRKQP; this is encoded by the coding sequence ATGAAGATCGCAAGGCCGCAGCGGCGCACGCCGCCCGACAACACCGTGCCGCTCATCAACATCGTCTTCTTGATGCTGATCTTCTTCCTCTTTGCCGGCACCGTCAGTCGCGACGATGCCGCCGGGATCGACCCGCCCCAGAGTATTGCCGAGGATGAACGCATCCGCTCCACCGGCGCCCTCGTCGTCAATGAGGAGGGTATCGTTACCCGCAACGGCGAGCCGGTAGCGCTGGAAAGCCTCGACGCGAATGCCCTTGTCGACAATGCCGAAGGTGGGCGTCTGATGATTGCCGCCGACGGCCGCCTGCCGGCAGACCGCCTCAAGCAGATGCTGGCGCGGCTCAATGGGAGCGGCCGGGAAATCGTCCTCATCACGCGGCGGAAGCAGCCATGA